The genomic stretch tacacagatgaaattgcagctgAAAAAAattcaaggaagcgtgcatgtacatttaatgaggatcttcaaaaagagtttaaatttctaaaaaaggagtcacagacagagcctagtgaagtgaggtgtgagatttgtggagctcgcttttccatcttCCATGGAGGCCACACCGACATCGTGCAGAGTGATTTGGGCAAacgcaagaccatcaacttcggagtcttagccaaggtcgtggagtttgttttatgcctgcctgggacatctgcatctgtggagcatgtgttctcattaatgaatgcagcatggacaccaTATTAATCTTGACTCcgtgtaacagtcatgaaagcaatgcttttcatacatcttaattttggactggactgctctgcattttacgataaactcttgaaagacatgcgcacactgagaaaaattgctgccagcgaaaagtacaaggtgacaacagttacagatgcagatgcaccctctattcgcattgatctgcgcctcgGTAAGtatacgtcaatttcatttttgttgggagggggctgtcccgttttccacaagcaggaatctggtcaccctagactataaaatatttttcaaaagtctCAATAAACCTTCTCTTccatggagttcaagtttgtttatgacttatttgctctgcaaactctttgtaggctttgggttttcaggacactgttatttcaggatgaccagagcaacatttcagaagCGATGATTTATCCGCTGGTTAGTTCAGTAATGATCGAGTTTTTCATTCACATGACCTTTTTGATGCGCAActtttattcctaacaaattcaataggagtttattcggtaaatgtgtttccattatAGTTTATGCGCATGTCTTCTTATCGAATTAAatatccacctcaagcaagctGTGGcgtggggggcgtggtcatgtgtcggtgtgcgggagagggagagtggtaaggctcgtcacctggctcataattatctctaacacctgtctctcattatagtgatggcggagggagacttaacaGGCATGTCAGAGCATCAGAGAGGTGGAGAGAGTGACCTACAAGCACAGACAGCCACgagtgcttttctttgtttattatttagtctGTTCCGatggttaccgtcgattgtgtgtgaagctgacaattaaaaagactgaccttgaatctgcttcactgtctcctgactcctccattgccccgaactaaAAACTTATTACACAAgcgtatacattttttatgtgcattttggagattaatttgcatcttggtgtttccatccagcagtttttatgcgatatcccaaaacacgcataaaaaaaaaacgttgatggaaacatagctactttaacctcaatttttgcttttttttttttttttttttttaaagaaaagtactgacaattcgaaattaatttttgtgttaatcaacattatgccacaaattctcttgattgagcttaacttgaattgaacccagaatattcttttaacgtgCTTCCCTGCGTTATTGTGGCGGTAACATACTTCAGAACGGGGCGATAGAGGTACATTCAAAAGTTTGTGCCACAAAACTGAATGTGTTATAATtctggtaagttgctataaatagaTTTACTTTAACTTTCTCAGCAATATTCTTTTCAAATTGTTTCTCCACCATGACAGTGGTTGACTTGACAGACAAAATTCACtatagaagcagacagttcacactaatgtcggCTATAGCACCCCATTGTGGTAGcgctgagaatgcaacacgtgCTTATGTTGTTATGAATTGTCTGACACATTTCGGAGTACAAAGATGCACAAAATTGAGGTAGCATAGCTAGAAGCATCTACGTTAATATACTTGCGTAGAGTACGTTATGAGCTTAAGTCTCCAAATCAAATTCTACTCAGTTTTGTCTATCATCATTCAAACATTACCTTTCGGTGTATGGGGTCAGAGGTCACACTCCTGCCGAATCAGATGTGCATTTGCTGGAGGTTGCCCGGAAAATGGACATGTATGGGATCCGCCCGCACCCTGCCCATGATGGAGAAGCCATGAGAATCAACCTCGCTGTCACACATATGGGTGTGCTTGTCTTTCAGGTAAAGTTAAGTTTAGCCTGGTGATTTGATAATTGAACACTCACAAACATTTTACAGTTGACAGTATCTGACAACATAAAATGCAGCTAAGAAATAATAAACTCTCTCATTCATGTTTAAATATCTATCATATTATACCATTCTCAGGGAAACACAAAGATCAATACCTTCAGCTGGGCCAAGATCCGTAAACTGAGCTTCAAGAGGAAACATTTCCTGATCAAACTCCACACTGAGACTGGGGTGAGACTAAAAAATAATGCAACAGTCACTGCTCTGTCTTACAGTGGACATTGTTGGAGAAGAATGCAATAGTTCCTCTAAAACACTTGAAATCTCCTTCTTCATATATCATATATCTCCATTAGTGCTGGTCTCTAATGGTTGGATAGGTGACAATAAGTTGGCATCTTCTCAATCAAAACTTCTGTCCATCCTCTGTCCATTTTCACCACTAAAATGTGAAGTAAAATGCATTAGCTACTGGGTAGTGCTGTCCATTTTCACCACTAAAGCTATGGTGAGTTTTCATTTTAAAGCCAAATACTGTcctggcggagcaacagttttaaGTGAATATTGCTAAGCATGTAAGTTAAAGTCCACTAAAGTGGTGAAAATGGGGAAAGGATTTTACCACTAAAGTGGTGAAAATGGGGAAAggaatttaatttaatgtataCTTTATCTTGACGATTGGCAGAAACATTTGAAACATCTATTTCTTATAAGTCTGTATTTGCCTGTCAAAGCAGTTGAATTGAGGCTGAAAAATTAACACAGTGTTTTTGAATTTGTCATTTACCCAAATCTTAATGTGTTAGCCTTCGAGGAGGGACACCGTTGAGTTTTCCATGGCCAGCAGAGATGTGTGTAAGGCATTCTGGAAGATGTGTGTGGAGTACCATGCCTTCTTCAGACTGGCTGAGGAGCCCAAGTCACATCAAAAGTCCCTTCTCTCCAGCAAAGGATCCAGTTTCAGATACAGGTATGGAAGAGATACAGTGTCCGCAGAGACTTTAGAATGGACCAAATATGAAATCTGATCAGCAGTCCCAGCTGTCTAAATACATTATGCTATGAAACTCCCTACATTGTCCTACATAAACCCTTTAAAAAAGTGCAACGTTTTTGTAATGAGAATGTTAGTCAGAGCATGGTGTATTGTTTTTTACTGAGCACACAACTAGAGACTTTGGTTGGAGAGTCACTGGTTTATAAGAGGGAGGATGTACTTCTTGTTTGCATCAGTCATCAGTGATGTCAGTAACAATCGTTTCATAAatcccgaaacatactctacgcaagtacgtgaacacagACACTTCTGTGACACAAGCTCAATTTTGTGTGTTGCATTACAAAATGTTTCGGACCACATTTCATAACACAAAGCAAGTATGAGTAGCATTCttaacgttgccacaaggggagTTATAGCAGACATTaatgtgaactgtctgcttctatggtgagttttcatTTTAAAGCCAACTACTGTcctggcagagcaacagttttaaGTGAATATTGCTGAGCATGTAAGTTAAAGCCAACTCTTAAAAGATAAagtaactctattgcccccttgagtagTAGCCTACTGATgattgttaccgccacagtaacacaAAAACGCAATATGTTGGCCAGGTGCTCACATCATCGTACGTGGACTTCTGAGAGGTGTATGTTTTTGGCCTAAAAGTCTTTATCTTTGTATGCTTGCATTTGTTGTATCATAGCGGCAGGACACAGAAGCAACTTTTTGAGTGTGTGGGCTCTGGAGAAAAGAAACATTTGCCTTTTGAAAGGTAAGATCTATTGTTGGGTGTTGTTACGTGAAAAGAACATGTGCACAATTTGTGTGGCTtagtttaaagatgaagtgtgcaatttctgctcCACTAGCAGCACTAAACATAAGAGCGCAACAGCCGGGTAACTTCCGGAAGTCATTCATTCCACttcatcccattcattttctccatagattaatacatttttaatgataacttataagcctttcaagacagacctgcTGTGAGCTCCGAGATTGTAAAtctatggtatatgcttctgttgaaagcATCAGTCCGCGTtctttcaacttcatttaaaaaaaaaaaaaaatagtgtttaaaagtggaattcctggtgaagaacaacACAACCTATGAtacctgaagagaaagatcctcTAATTAGAGAATAGCAGCAAATGAGCTCTGCAGCGATCTGCCTACTCTCTCAAACTACTACTgtatatatctcgatattttgcaagaaaattaaaatatattgtttctacaggtgcatctcaataaattagaatgtcgtggaaaagttcatttatttcagtaattcaactcaaattgtgaaactcgtgtattaaataaattcaatgcacacagactgaagtagtttaagtctttggttcttttaattgtgatgattttgactcacatttaacaaaaacccaccaattcactatctcacaaaattagaatacatcataagaccaataaaaaaaaacatttttagtgaattgttggccttctggaaagtatgttcatttactgtgtatgtactcaatacttggtaggggctccttttgctttaattactgcctcaattcggcgtggcatggaggtgatcagtttgtggcactgctgaggtggtatggaagcccaggtttctttgacagtggccttcagctcatctgcattttttggtctcttgtttctcattttcctcttgacaataccccatagattctctatggggttcaggtctggtgagtttgctggccagacaagcacaccaacaccatggtcatttaaccaacttttggtgcttttggcagtgtgggcaggtgccaaatcagcacctttaaaaagctggtcagcagaaggaagcatgaagtgctccaaaatgtcttggtaaacgggtgcagtgactttggttttcaaaaaatacaatggaccaacaccagcagatgacattgcaccccaaatcatcactgactgtggaaacttaaccctggacttcaagcaacttgggctatgagcttctccacccttcctccagactctaggaccttggtttccaaatgaaatacaaaatttgctctcatctgaaaagaggactttggaccactgggcaacagtccagttcttcttctccttagcccaggtaagacgcctctgacgttgtctgtggttcaggagtggcttaacaagaggaatacaacaactgtagccaaattccttgacacctctgtgtgtggtggctcttgatgccttgaccccagcctcagtccattccttgtgaagttcacccaaatcgattttgcttgacaatcctcataaggctgtggttctctcggttggttgtgcatctttttcttccacactttttccttccactcaactttctgttaacatgcttggatacagcactctgtgaacagccagcttctttggcaatgaatgtttgtggcttaccctccttgtgaagggtgtcagtgattgtcttctggacaactgtcagatcagcagtcttccccatgattgtgtagcctagtgaaccaaactgagagaccattttgaaggctcaggaaacctttgcaggtgttttgagttgattagctgattggcatgtcaccatattctaattttttgagatagtgaattggtgggtttttgttaaatgtgagccaaaatcaccacaattaaaagaaccaaagacttaaactacttcagtctgtgtgcactgaatttatttaatacacgagtttcacaatttgagttgaattactgaaataaatgaacttttccacgacattctaatttattgagatgcacctgtatacttatAATCAAAAACGTAATTTTGTTTAaggttttaatttgattacgctTCATGGGACTGCAGTTAATCccctaattaaaaatgttaagaacacagtcttgtatctttgtgtttttgtccgattttcaaatacgttttttcttcaaatcaaagtttgcaatATTGCGATACACCTCGGAGCTGgtaggtttggttcatggctcagaaagcttttatgaaggatttcacTAAATCCTATGaacaaaatgaatgagaaaaacacTTCCTGAACCAAGATGGcagaaaaagtgggtgggcacagTTGCAAAAATACTTCGCCCATTTTCCATTAGTCAAACAAACCGGTAGTCCTGCCTTAAATTCACAGCATTGGTTGAACCAATGATGCTCTGTTGGGCCActtaaacagtattttaactTGAAAACATACACACATCACCTACAGTATAAGTTAAAGGTATAGAACTTCTGGAAAATTGGATGTGCTGTAGGGGTCCACCATAACCCATGTGTCTGCTTTTTCCTTCATCTCCGACATGTGTTTTGCTCGTCTTTCAGAAGTCgttgtaagtctgaatatgaCGCTCGACAATGCAGATCCTCTCCTGACATACTCACCGACGTCTCTAAGCAGGTAATGTTCTACAGTTGTTTACATTTCAAATGTGCTTGGGGATTGTTGTGACCCAATCTAGGGTGGATAACAGCAATTTTCAAATTTATGTTCCTTTTTCACATAGCTTTACGAGCAGTCCCATCTACCTCCTGACTCAACCGTTTCTGAGCAACACAACGAACAGTCAGGCATACCAAAACGTAGCACATCGGCTGTGGAAGTCATGTTCACTAATGAGCTGGAACGATCCAGACACTTGTCAAGAAATCCTGCCTTCTCAAGCAACTCTGCTTCTCCTAAGCTTCGCTCGCTGTCCACATCTGGAGCGGAGCATCGTGGTAGAGGAGCTCAGAGACAAAAGACAAAAAGACGGTTGTCTCCAAGCACCCAGCATCTTGTGCTCCTATATCCCAACACGCCCCATCTGCAGTTCCACCCAGTTCTGCCCACCTTCCCACTCGCAACTCACCCGTACCTACTTCAAGACCACACGTCCTCATCCCTAGACTGCCTCCCTCAAGCCCATCACAGCTCTGTGCCTCTGCAATACTTACCCAGACAAATTGGCCACTCCTTACCATCCTCTTGTTTGTCGCCACTACTACAAAAGCAACAGGACAGGTTCCACCCCATTGGCCTAGGATTGGCCGAATCAAGGTTGTACCCTAGAGAAGGACAAGGGCTGAGGACAGGATTGAACAGGAAACTGGAATTGAGTAGAGTGGAGGCGGGCCATTACAGCGATGACTCCACGTTTCAGACCGGATTGCCACGTCGAGCCTCGAGCCAACCAGATGTCAAATTCCAGCGACCCACACTTGCCTCAAACGCTGCTGCATACGCATCCGAGTATCGCCCGCTTGGGTATTATCCACACCTCTCTCGACAGCAGGTTCCTTCCAGGCCCACCTACCTTCCCCTAAGTCCAGCCCCTTTCCCAGAAAGACCCACCTCTTTATGCATTCTTGGAACAGGCAGTTATAGTGATTCTGATTCAGACACCTTCTACCCCTACTTTCCCTCACTGGGCAAAGTGGTACGTTCTGGTCCACTGGCACGCATGCGCTTCTCTTCTGGAAGCCTTCAACTAGACGAAGAGGATGGAGAGGAAGAGGACTTAGATGGTCAGAACGATGGGGAGAATAAAGCTCTCAGCACTGTTAAGGTGGTGAAGTTGTAGCCATGGGCAACATCTTGAGCATGGCCATAATTAATGGGGCTTCTGAACAAATAATATGAACAGTTGTGGCCTGTATACCTTTGGCTAGTAATGAAGACATAGGGGGATTATTATTAATCAAGTGACATCAGGTAATATTACTGTAAATAAGAAAAATGAGAAAGATTTCACATCCATTTGCATCTCtgatttaatgttatattttgtggTAAGCTGCATTGGATTTACTTAGTAAATCATTTAATTCACAAAATAGTATCTAAGCAGAGTATAAATATGTACTAAATGGAAAAACAGTGATTATGTTGCTTAAATCTTCATTTTCAGTAAATCAGGTAATAAGTTATGTACTGTATCTTATAGAAAGGCAATGCATCTGTCAGCtaacaataaaaattattttcaaatatttgtgaTGGGACAGAACACTAACAACTCTTACATGATACTGTAGTGACATGTATTTAAAAGGATCCTGTGTCTTTTGtcaataatcttttattttttttaattgtcattttgtcttTAAATTAGGTATATAGGATATTCGTTATTATTTATTAGCATTATGTGGTTTATTAGCAGTATTTAACTTTTTTGTTTAACATTACAAAGATAAAAGGTATTGGCTTGTTTGCAGTTTTCTTAATGTCCATATTGGCAATTTAGGTTTAACCTAAGAGATACATACACAATACATAAATCTAGTAATACTTATAAAAATGCATAATCTGCAATATTTAAATGgctttaatagtaatttttgatCATTTGAAAAAGTACATCCCttttcaggtgtttttttttttttacatacattacAAAAAAGGTACTTACGAGGTCAAACAACTAGGCTAATAACTTTTAACCATACCTGACAACTAATCCAtgacaaatttcacaatttctttttattatttgtagGCCATTCATAATTAGTCTTTGTCTGATCATTAAAACTAGTCTGTAGATCACTGTTGTTGTTTATTAGATCTTGTATTTTTGAATGAACCTTGGGGATCACATATTCACATATTTATGagtttgttaaaacattttaatcacaaaaaaatgtacaaaaacaatcaacaacaaaatcaactatGACATGGGTAGGATCAGGTAGCTATGTATAGCAAAAAAGTTAGTgcatataatacatttaacaacatataatacattttcaacaaaagagTGTAAATTAAATGAGTAAATGCACAGCACAGTTGCACATGTAAACAAATCATAAACTCTGTAAAACTAAAAACTCACTGGTAACCTGTGCTTTTCATAGAATACGTACAGGATTCAGTGTTTGTATATCAGTATTGAACATGAAGAGCATAGTTTAAACTGGACTGAGCCTAAAAGATTGGTCACTGGTTACATTTACATCTGATCACATAATTAtaagttaatcaaattaattctctTTGACGGTATGCCAATGAATATTTACATTTGATAGTATATTAAGGTTTTTATGTGCAGTTTTTGCAAaggatagaaaatataaattaactCTTTACATAGcagatgtttttttaattgttaaactTGTATTAAATTTTACTGTAATCTCTACCTATACTATTCAGTCGGAAAAGATTTTAATGCAGCTATATAATTATACAACCACAAATTGTCTAAATAACAAGCAGCAATGCCCGTCTAAAAAACAGCATCAACAAAAGTCACAAGGTTAATTAGATAATCTCCAGATTACTGATAATATCATGGATATAGTCTGATATTCTGAGATAGATTTTTGTAGTTAGTAAGCAAAGCATATTTTGGTGCCATAAAGCAAGGGTGTAGATTCCcccccagtaatcaaaacaagcaagtacaacctccccccccccccatgtaaaTGCTTCAAGCT from Myxocyprinus asiaticus isolate MX2 ecotype Aquarium Trade chromosome 7, UBuf_Myxa_2, whole genome shotgun sequence encodes the following:
- the LOC127444062 gene encoding FERM domain-containing protein 7 translates to MGDKFELLKTPANRRAARNKNKNEKLRLRVIFLDDSERSFEVERKILGSDFFNKVCGHLKLLEKEYFGLEFRHHTGSFVWLELLKPVAKQIKNTSEVAFHFVVKFFLPDPGQLQRGLTRYLFALQIKQDLSNGSLTCNDNSAALLVSYILQAEIGDYDEELDAHHLENKQYVPNQEYLDHKIIRFHKKHRGHTPAESDVHLLEVARKMDMYGIRPHPAHDGEAMRINLAVTHMGVLVFQGNTKINTFSWAKIRKLSFKRKHFLIKLHTETGPSRRDTVEFSMASRDVCKAFWKMCVEYHAFFRLAEEPKSHQKSLLSSKGSSFRYSGRTQKQLFECVGSGEKKHLPFERSRCKSEYDARQCRSSPDILTDVSKQLYEQSHLPPDSTVSEQHNEQSGIPKRSTSAVEVMFTNELERSRHLSRNPAFSSNSASPKLRSLSTSGAEHRGRGAQRQKTKRRLSPSTQHLVLLYPNTPHLQFHPVLPTFPLATHPYLLQDHTSSSLDCLPQAHHSSVPLQYLPRQIGHSLPSSCLSPLLQKQQDRFHPIGLGLAESRLYPREGQGLRTGLNRKLELSRVEAGHYSDDSTFQTGLPRRASSQPDVKFQRPTLASNAAAYASEYRPLGYYPHLSRQQVPSRPTYLPLSPAPFPERPTSLCILGTGSYSDSDSDTFYPYFPSLGKVVRSGPLARMRFSSGSLQLDEEDGEEEDLDGQNDGENKALSTVKVVKL